In Streptomyces sp. NBC_00683, the DNA window GCGTCTTCCACTCACCCTTCCCGGGGGTCCCGCCGAACGACTGGGGCGCCTGGTCGGACATGTCGAACCGGACGTCGTCGCCGGCCGCGATCAGTGCCTCGGCCATCTTGCGCTGCACGTCGTTCGGGTACGCGGCCACGTCCAGGCCCTTGTTGGGCGAGATGAACCCGCCCGCCTCGGCCCAGATCTTCGCCGCGTCCGTCGAGGCCAGCCAGGTCAGCAGCGCCTGGGCGCCCTTGCTGTCCTTGAGCGCCACGGCGGCGTCGCCGCCCGTCACCACGGGGGAGTCCGCGCCGACCGCCGGGAACGGGAACACCTTGGCGTCCGTACCGATCTTCGCCTTGGTCTGCGCGATGTTGATGGAGACGAAGTCGCCCTCGAACACCATCGCGCCCTTGGGCTGGTCCCCGCCGGTGAAGGTCTGGGTGACGGACGCCGGGAACTCGGTCTGCAGCGCCCCGTCGGCGCCGCCCGCGATCAGGCTCGGCTTGCCGAAGAGCTCGGCGAGCGTGGTCAGCGCGTCCTTGACGGACGGGTCCGTCCACTTGATCTCGTGCTTGGCCAGCTGGTCGTACTTCTCCGGGCCGGCCTGCGAGAGGTAGATGTTCTCGAACCAGTCGGTGAGCGTCCAGCCGTCCGCGCCGCCGACGGAGACGGGGGTGACACCGGAGGCGGAGACCGTCTCGGCGGTGGCCAGGAAGTCCTTCCAGGTCTTCGGCTCACTCGCGCCCGCGTTCTCGAACGCCGCGGCGTTGTACCAGATGAGGGACTTGTTGGCGGCCTTGAAGTAGACGCCGTACTGGGTGCCGTCCACCGTGCCGAGGTCCTGCCAGACCTTCGCGTAGTTCTTGCTCAGCTGGGCCTTCGCCTCGGCCCCCACCGGCTTCGCCCACTTCTTGGCGACGGCCTGCTGGATGGCGCCGACCTGCGGGATCATCGCCACGTCCGGGGGCTGGCCGCCCGCAATCTTCGTACCAAGGAAGTTGACGATCGGGTCCTGCGCCGGAACGAAGGTCACCGTGGCGCCCGTGCGCTTCTCGAACTCGTCGAGCACCTTGGTGAAGTTGGCCTGCTCCGGCCCCGTCCAGACCGCGGCGACCGAGACCTTCTCGCCGTCCAGTTTCGGCAGTTCGACGCTCGACGGACTTTCCTTGCCCGAGCCCTCGCCCGCCTTGTCCTTGGCGCCGCCGTCGTCACCGCATCCCGTGAGGGCCAGTGCCCCGATCGCGGTGAACACCAGTGCGGCCCTACGCATTCGAAGGGTTGTGCGCATTCCCTGCCCCGTCTCTCCTGCGCGCATGTGTTGCGGACCGGCACCAACGGTGGGACCTGTGGGTGCCGGTCACGTCTCACATCGTGCGGTTCACATCGTCCGTGCGCACAGTCCTACGCCGGGTGCACGGGCGCCGCAATACCAACCTCGGCCTCAAC includes these proteins:
- a CDS encoding ABC transporter substrate-binding protein, encoding MRTTLRMRRAALVFTAIGALALTGCGDDGGAKDKAGEGSGKESPSSVELPKLDGEKVSVAAVWTGPEQANFTKVLDEFEKRTGATVTFVPAQDPIVNFLGTKIAGGQPPDVAMIPQVGAIQQAVAKKWAKPVGAEAKAQLSKNYAKVWQDLGTVDGTQYGVYFKAANKSLIWYNAAAFENAGASEPKTWKDFLATAETVSASGVTPVSVGGADGWTLTDWFENIYLSQAGPEKYDQLAKHEIKWTDPSVKDALTTLAELFGKPSLIAGGADGALQTEFPASVTQTFTGGDQPKGAMVFEGDFVSINIAQTKAKIGTDAKVFPFPAVGADSPVVTGGDAAVALKDSKGAQALLTWLASTDAAKIWAEAGGFISPNKGLDVAAYPNDVQRKMAEALIAAGDDVRFDMSDQAPQSFGGTPGKGEWKTLQDFLKNPKDIAGTQAKLESDAAEAYKS